In one Fodinicola acaciae genomic region, the following are encoded:
- a CDS encoding amino acid permease, protein MTRPSTTEHPGQTGGLRRELTSRQLSMIGLGGAIGTGLFLGSALAISQAGPGTIIAYGVCALVAFVVAWALAEMVVVHPEAGSFGAIAHRYLGPLAGFVQRWTYWAIQCIAVGGEVVAAGLYIQFWWPQVPLWLPVVVFSLLVLVSNAMAVRFFGTVEYWFAMIKVVAIVVFVLLGLLLITVGLPKSPPTGLGNLVGHGGFLPNGLGGLFLAMVFVLFSYIGTEVVAVTAAESKQPERDIPRAARRMVVRLVLFYVLAIAIVLAVVPWTVTAQGGSVDASPFVRVFQSAGIPAAAAITNFVVLTAALSSANTNLYLTTRMLHSLATDRYAPAWTGRLSASGVPRNALLLSALGLALAATLSAVAANSAYVALFGISIFGALLVWILILVTHWAFRRASQQKAPVRLWGAPYTSGVAALFLFAVMVSTAFIKGLDTAWMAGLPFFAILVVAHFVIRKRRSANATTAPDHSEQA, encoded by the coding sequence ATGACGCGTCCGAGCACAACGGAGCACCCCGGCCAGACCGGCGGACTGCGGCGCGAGCTCACCAGCAGGCAGCTGAGCATGATCGGCCTCGGCGGCGCGATCGGCACCGGCCTGTTCCTCGGCTCGGCGCTGGCGATCTCACAGGCCGGACCCGGCACCATCATCGCGTACGGGGTGTGCGCTCTCGTCGCGTTCGTGGTGGCGTGGGCCCTGGCCGAGATGGTCGTCGTGCACCCGGAAGCCGGTTCGTTCGGCGCGATCGCTCATCGCTATCTCGGACCGCTGGCCGGTTTCGTGCAGCGCTGGACCTACTGGGCCATCCAGTGCATCGCCGTCGGCGGCGAGGTCGTCGCGGCCGGCCTCTACATCCAGTTCTGGTGGCCGCAGGTCCCGTTGTGGCTGCCGGTGGTCGTGTTTTCGTTGCTGGTGCTGGTTTCCAACGCGATGGCCGTACGGTTTTTCGGCACCGTCGAGTACTGGTTCGCGATGATCAAGGTCGTCGCGATCGTCGTCTTCGTCCTGCTCGGCCTGTTGCTGATCACCGTCGGCCTGCCCAAATCGCCGCCGACCGGCCTCGGCAACCTGGTCGGTCACGGCGGTTTCCTGCCCAACGGCCTCGGTGGCCTGTTCCTGGCGATGGTTTTCGTGCTGTTCAGCTACATCGGCACCGAGGTCGTCGCGGTGACCGCGGCGGAGTCGAAGCAACCGGAGCGCGACATCCCCAGGGCGGCGCGTCGGATGGTCGTCCGGCTGGTGCTTTTCTACGTGTTGGCCATCGCGATCGTGCTCGCCGTCGTGCCGTGGACGGTGACCGCGCAAGGCGGCTCGGTCGACGCGAGTCCGTTCGTACGCGTCTTCCAGAGCGCCGGCATCCCGGCCGCCGCGGCCATCACCAACTTCGTCGTGCTGACCGCGGCACTTTCCAGCGCCAACACCAATCTCTATCTGACCACCCGGATGCTGCACTCGCTGGCCACCGACCGCTACGCGCCGGCCTGGACCGGCCGGCTCAGCGCCTCCGGCGTGCCGCGCAACGCGCTTTTGTTGTCAGCGCTCGGATTGGCGCTCGCCGCCACGCTCTCCGCGGTCGCCGCGAACAGCGCGTACGTGGCGTTGTTCGGCATCTCGATCTTCGGAGCGTTGCTGGTGTGGATCCTGATCCTGGTGACGCACTGGGCTTTTCGCCGTGCCAGTCAGCAAAAGGCGCCGGTGCGGCTGTGGGGTGCGCCCTACACCTCCGGCGTCGCCGCGCTTTTCCTTTTCGCGGTCATGGTTTCCACCGCCTTCATCAAGGGCCTCGACACGGCCTGGATGGCCGGCCTGCCGTTCTTCGCGATCCTGGTCGTCGCGCACTTCGTCATCAGGAAACGCCGATCAGCCAACGCAACGACAGCGCCGGACCACAGCGAGCAAGCCTGA
- a CDS encoding WD40/YVTN/BNR-like repeat-containing protein: MLELRELAQDVRDSVVVPDFAEVVRSGERIRRRRVATTIGTTAAAVVVGVAAIGTAGPHTRSTTPAKPVPAQVYVDAMIPVDSHHAFVPQRDENGVVGVSFTADGGRSWQWTAPPPNTRRTDSVDVLGPTTISFGGYVSDTSGRLWTRVEGTPTTGVATTGSTSRQITAYVNSAVKQAVPDGWTARSLCENDTACEVYAVDPATGAWHPLAHQPPTPTEVTVDSAGRMWAAKRVVLPGDKPSCALSVSTDRGASWSTYPIPGSAGCVNAPSTTSDGTAYALVATAGATDKTPGVLVSHDSGRTWQRQALGMALSDLYVLPDGTMIGRPPLNSPDPATTLLRSTDGGKTFTPIPGTAHAAGIERTVTGAYAALVHPATGGMNAARLIVSDDGLHWSQIAMPAR; this comes from the coding sequence ATGCTTGAGCTCAGGGAACTCGCACAGGACGTACGCGACAGCGTCGTCGTGCCGGACTTCGCCGAGGTCGTACGGTCCGGCGAACGCATCCGCCGCCGCCGAGTCGCCACCACCATCGGCACGACCGCCGCGGCCGTCGTGGTCGGCGTCGCCGCGATCGGTACGGCCGGACCGCACACCCGGTCCACCACACCGGCGAAGCCTGTCCCGGCCCAGGTCTACGTCGACGCGATGATCCCGGTCGACAGCCACCACGCGTTTGTGCCTCAACGAGACGAAAACGGGGTCGTTGGCGTGAGCTTCACCGCGGACGGCGGCCGGAGCTGGCAGTGGACGGCACCTCCGCCGAACACCCGCCGCACAGACTCAGTCGACGTGCTCGGTCCGACCACCATTTCCTTCGGCGGATATGTCAGTGACACCTCCGGCCGCCTCTGGACGCGAGTCGAAGGCACCCCGACGACCGGTGTGGCCACCACCGGCTCGACTTCCCGGCAAATCACCGCCTACGTGAACTCGGCCGTCAAGCAGGCGGTCCCGGACGGCTGGACCGCGCGGTCGTTGTGCGAGAACGACACGGCCTGTGAGGTCTACGCGGTCGATCCGGCGACCGGCGCATGGCATCCATTGGCGCACCAGCCTCCGACACCGACCGAGGTCACGGTCGATTCGGCAGGCCGCATGTGGGCCGCCAAGCGCGTGGTGCTGCCTGGCGACAAGCCGTCGTGTGCGCTGAGCGTGAGCACCGACCGCGGCGCGTCGTGGTCGACCTACCCCATCCCGGGCAGCGCCGGATGTGTCAACGCGCCATCGACGACCAGTGACGGCACCGCGTACGCGCTGGTGGCGACGGCTGGCGCGACCGACAAGACGCCCGGCGTGCTGGTGTCACACGACAGCGGCAGGACGTGGCAGCGACAAGCTCTCGGCATGGCGCTCAGCGACCTGTACGTGCTGCCGGACGGCACCATGATCGGCCGGCCGCCGCTGAACTCCCCGGATCCGGCCACCACCCTGCTGCGGAGCACGGACGGCGGCAAGACCTTCACGCCGATCCCCGGCACGGCACACGCGGCCGGCATCGAGCGTACGGTGACCGGCGCGTACGCGGCTCTCGTCCATCCCGCGACCGGCGGCATGAACGCGGCCAGGCTGATCGTCTCCGACGACGGCCTGCACTGGAGTCAGATTGCGATGCCGGCGCGGTAG
- a CDS encoding helix-turn-helix domain-containing protein has protein sequence MVGERVRELRTARSMTVTELARAADVSVGMISQVERGVTDPSLETLRRIARALDTPLFSLFQESDPEPVAVVRAGSRMDVRSPRGEIAYQRVSAGGSRIEVLEGRLEAGAVSSETGWSHPSEECAVVLAGRLVVEVDGVRHELRAGDSATFDSRRPHRYLNETARPVRFLLAVTPPSY, from the coding sequence GTGGTCGGGGAACGGGTTCGCGAGCTGCGGACGGCGCGGTCGATGACGGTGACCGAGCTGGCCAGGGCGGCCGACGTGTCGGTCGGGATGATCAGCCAGGTCGAGCGCGGCGTCACCGATCCCAGCCTGGAGACGCTACGCCGGATCGCGCGTGCGCTGGACACGCCGCTGTTCAGCCTGTTCCAGGAGTCGGACCCGGAGCCGGTCGCGGTGGTACGCGCCGGCAGCCGGATGGACGTGCGGTCGCCGCGCGGCGAGATCGCCTACCAGCGCGTGTCGGCCGGTGGCAGCCGGATCGAGGTGCTGGAAGGGCGGTTGGAGGCGGGTGCCGTGTCATCGGAGACCGGCTGGAGCCACCCGTCCGAGGAATGCGCGGTCGTGCTGGCCGGCCGGTTGGTGGTCGAGGTCGACGGCGTGCGCCACGAGCTGCGCGCCGGCGACAGCGCCACCTTCGACTCACGGCGGCCACACCGCTATCTCAACGAGACCGCCAGGCCGGTCCGCTTCCTGCTCGCGGTCACACCGCCGAGCTACTGA
- a CDS encoding RNA polymerase sigma factor, translated as MPTANGGVRSRIPLPRCILAPLPWVDSVRRSIDDGGTVDGSSAVVTPDQVAGTGGRAEHIAAIEQMYRGYAHRILATVYGLTGSMAEAQDAVQEAFARAVASPAKVRAASNPEAWLLTVARNIARSRYRRRRRLDVLLHRSAPPPDIPGLSPDRVALLTALQALPMRQREAIALHYLADLDIASVAEIMAAPLGTVKSWIRRGRLRLAEQLGTEDEDDA; from the coding sequence ATGCCGACAGCGAACGGCGGTGTCAGGTCGAGGATTCCGCTGCCGCGCTGCATCCTCGCGCCGCTGCCGTGGGTCGACTCGGTGAGACGATCGATCGACGACGGAGGCACAGTGGATGGCAGCTCGGCGGTGGTGACCCCTGACCAGGTCGCCGGCACCGGTGGCCGCGCGGAACACATCGCGGCGATCGAGCAGATGTATCGCGGCTACGCACACCGCATCCTCGCCACCGTGTACGGCCTGACCGGCAGCATGGCCGAGGCGCAGGACGCCGTGCAGGAGGCCTTCGCCAGAGCGGTCGCCTCGCCGGCGAAGGTGCGCGCCGCCAGCAATCCGGAGGCCTGGCTGCTGACGGTCGCCCGCAACATCGCCCGCAGTCGCTATCGCCGGCGCAGACGGTTGGACGTACTGCTGCATCGCAGCGCACCACCGCCGGACATTCCGGGTCTGTCGCCCGACCGCGTGGCACTGTTGACCGCTCTGCAGGCGCTGCCGATGCGGCAGCGGGAGGCGATCGCGCTGCACTACCTGGCCGACCTGGACATCGCCAGCGTCGCCGAGATCATGGCCGCTCCGCTCGGGACGGTGAAGTCGTGGATCCGGCGTGGCCGGCTCCGGCTCGCCGAGCAGCTCGGAACAGAGGACGAGGACGATGCTTGA
- a CDS encoding carboxyl transferase domain-containing protein codes for MFSRVAIVNRGEAAMRLIHAVRDIAAETGTRIETVALHTDVDRTATFVREADIAYDLGPASARPYLDLKVLEQALVDTGADAAWVGWGFVAEDPAFAELCEKVGVTFVGPSAEAMRRLGDKIGAKLIAEEVGVPVAPWSRGAVETLEAAKRSAAEVGYPLMLKATAGGGGRGIRVITNEAELVDAYERTSQEAARAFGSGIVFLERLVTGARHVEVQVIADGQGTAWALGVRDCSVQRRNQKVIEESASPVLSAEQAAELKTSAERLAIAVGYCGAATVEFLYHPGDRMFAFLEVNTRLQVEHPITESTTGFDLVKAQLQVASGNKLTGEPPVERGHAIEARLNAEDPDRDFAPSPGRIARLDLPAGPGIRVDTGVSEGDRIPADFDSMIAKIIAYGRDRDEALGRLRRAMAETTVIIEGGATNKSFVLDLLDQPEVVDGSADTGWIDRVRGEGRLVLHRHAGVALTAAAIEAYEEAERVERQRLLSTAFGGRPQVQHQSGRPLDLKLRGVTYRVRVARVGAQRFRVGVEAGDSVRVAEVELDRFDEHTGHITVNGARHRLLTGTHGPIHLVEVDGVAHRVSRDEGGVMRSPAPALVVATPMAIGAEVEAGAPVIVLESMKMETVVRAPFKARLKELAVSVGSQVETGAPLLRLEPVAEEGAATETVDDSVEIDLPAPRDDVPDRVRASRGLEDLRSLLLGFDVDPYDVRRTLDDYVAARRALNGRRMLAEELELVAVFADICELSRNKPGVEELGANNHVRSAREHFHSYLQSLDAERAGLSASFQSRLAKVLGHYGITDLERTPELEAAVFRIFLAQQNAGTNTNVIMTLLREWLRELSPGEAMREPAGLALEHLVSATQVRFPAVSDLARGVVFAWFAQPLLRRTRARVYADVRSHLRELDRDPAAPDRAERIREMVAASEPLVRLLGQRLHKDVDHAPLLEVLTRRYYGNRSLEDVHTEPVAGCTFVVARRPETDSRIVTTAVGFAALGDALRGVGELAAEGDLSADIYIGWDNQPEDSDVMAAELLEVLAAQPLPSQVRRITTTVAGSGHSVMHHHFTFRPASTGFAEERLIRGLHPYIAERMQLQRLRNFDLTRVPSSDEEVYLFKCVARKNPSDQRLVAFAQVRDLTPLREHDGRLVALPAVEEILATCLDSLRRAQAQRPARNRFDTNRIVIYVWPPSELTGEEMNMLVQRVLPTVVGAGLEEVLFLAKQRDRATGELHEIAVRISEPTGSGVRLSLSEPPTEPVEPLDDYRLKVLRASSRNTVYPYEVTSMLGDFVEYDLDESHTLTPVDRPKGLNTAAIVTGVVSTPTKRHPDGVKRVVLLGDPTKSLGALSEPECRRVSAALDLAERMRVPVEWFALSAGARISMDSGTENMDWVAVALKRIVEFTQAGGEINIVVNGINVGAQPYWNAEATMLMHTKGILVMTPDSAMVLTGKQAMDFSGGVSAEDNFGIGGYDRVMGPNGQAQYWAPTLAAARDVLMAHYDHTYVAPGEVRPRRTATFDPHDRDVSSYPHAVEGSDFATVGEIFSAELNPDRKKPFDIRTVMRALSDQDHAVLERWAGMADADTAVVQDVHLGGVPVCLLGIESRAVPRRGFPPTDGPDTYTAGTLFPLSSKKAARAINAASGNRPLVVLANLSGFDGSPESMRKLQLEYGAEIGRAIVNFRGPIVFCVISRYHGGAFVVFSKALNPNMTVLALEGSYASVLGGAPAAAVVFAGDVNARTAADPRVVDLEARLASASAAERSALRAELDELRVAVRAEKLGEVATEFDRVHSIQRAVEVGSVDAVISVAELRPRIIAAINS; via the coding sequence GTGTTCAGTCGTGTCGCCATCGTCAACCGCGGTGAGGCCGCCATGCGGCTCATCCACGCCGTACGTGACATCGCAGCGGAGACTGGCACGCGGATCGAGACGGTGGCGTTGCACACCGACGTGGACCGCACGGCCACCTTCGTACGTGAGGCGGACATCGCATATGACCTCGGTCCGGCCTCGGCACGGCCTTACCTGGACCTGAAAGTGCTTGAGCAGGCACTGGTCGACACCGGCGCCGACGCGGCCTGGGTCGGCTGGGGTTTCGTCGCGGAGGACCCGGCTTTCGCCGAGCTGTGCGAGAAAGTCGGCGTGACGTTCGTCGGTCCGAGCGCGGAGGCGATGCGCCGGCTCGGCGACAAGATCGGCGCCAAGCTGATCGCCGAGGAGGTCGGCGTGCCGGTCGCGCCGTGGAGCCGCGGCGCGGTCGAGACGCTGGAGGCGGCCAAGCGGTCGGCCGCCGAGGTCGGCTATCCGCTGATGCTCAAGGCGACCGCCGGTGGTGGCGGCCGCGGCATCCGGGTGATCACCAATGAGGCCGAGCTGGTCGACGCGTACGAGCGAACCAGCCAGGAGGCCGCGCGCGCTTTTGGCAGCGGCATCGTCTTCCTGGAGCGGCTGGTCACCGGTGCGCGGCACGTCGAGGTGCAGGTCATCGCCGACGGCCAGGGGACCGCGTGGGCGCTGGGCGTACGTGACTGCTCCGTGCAGCGGCGCAACCAGAAGGTCATCGAGGAGTCGGCGTCGCCGGTGCTCTCCGCCGAGCAGGCCGCCGAGCTGAAGACCTCCGCCGAGCGGTTGGCGATCGCGGTCGGCTACTGCGGCGCGGCGACCGTCGAGTTTCTCTATCACCCCGGCGACCGCATGTTCGCCTTCCTGGAGGTCAACACGCGGCTCCAGGTCGAGCATCCGATCACCGAGTCGACCACCGGCTTCGACCTGGTCAAGGCGCAGCTGCAGGTGGCGTCGGGCAACAAGCTGACCGGTGAGCCGCCGGTCGAGCGCGGTCACGCGATCGAGGCACGGCTCAACGCAGAGGACCCCGACCGCGACTTCGCGCCGTCGCCCGGCCGGATCGCGCGGCTCGACCTGCCGGCAGGTCCCGGCATCCGGGTCGACACCGGCGTCAGCGAGGGCGACCGCATCCCGGCCGACTTCGACTCGATGATCGCCAAGATCATCGCGTACGGCCGCGATCGCGACGAGGCACTCGGCCGGCTGCGCCGCGCGATGGCCGAGACGACGGTGATCATCGAAGGTGGCGCCACCAACAAGAGCTTCGTGCTCGACCTGCTCGACCAGCCGGAGGTCGTCGACGGCAGCGCCGACACCGGCTGGATCGACCGGGTACGCGGTGAAGGCCGGCTCGTCCTGCACCGGCACGCCGGTGTCGCACTCACCGCGGCCGCCATCGAGGCGTACGAGGAGGCCGAGCGCGTCGAGCGGCAGCGACTGCTCTCGACGGCGTTCGGCGGCCGTCCGCAAGTGCAGCACCAGAGCGGACGGCCGCTGGACCTGAAGCTGCGCGGCGTCACCTACCGCGTACGCGTCGCCCGCGTTGGTGCGCAACGCTTCCGCGTCGGCGTGGAGGCCGGCGACAGCGTACGCGTGGCCGAGGTCGAGCTGGACCGCTTCGACGAGCACACCGGCCACATCACCGTCAACGGCGCGCGGCACCGCCTGTTGACCGGCACGCACGGTCCGATCCACCTGGTGGAGGTCGATGGTGTCGCGCACCGCGTGAGCCGCGACGAGGGCGGCGTGATGCGGTCGCCAGCGCCGGCGCTGGTGGTCGCGACTCCGATGGCGATCGGCGCCGAGGTCGAGGCGGGCGCGCCGGTGATCGTGCTGGAAAGCATGAAGATGGAGACGGTCGTACGCGCTCCGTTCAAGGCCCGGCTGAAGGAGCTGGCCGTCTCGGTCGGCAGCCAGGTGGAGACCGGCGCGCCGCTGCTGCGGCTGGAGCCGGTGGCTGAGGAAGGCGCCGCAACCGAGACGGTCGACGACTCGGTCGAGATCGACCTGCCGGCACCGCGCGACGACGTGCCAGACCGCGTACGGGCGAGCCGCGGCCTGGAGGATCTGCGCAGTCTGCTGCTCGGCTTCGACGTCGATCCGTACGACGTCCGGCGGACGCTCGATGACTATGTGGCCGCTCGGCGGGCGCTCAACGGTCGCCGCATGTTGGCCGAGGAGCTGGAGCTGGTTGCCGTGTTCGCGGACATCTGCGAGCTGAGCCGCAACAAGCCCGGTGTCGAGGAGCTCGGCGCCAACAACCACGTCCGCAGTGCGCGCGAGCATTTCCATTCGTATCTGCAAAGTCTCGACGCCGAGCGGGCCGGCCTGTCGGCCAGCTTCCAGAGCCGGCTGGCCAAGGTGCTCGGCCACTACGGCATCACCGACCTGGAGCGTACGCCGGAGCTGGAGGCCGCGGTCTTCCGGATCTTCCTGGCGCAGCAGAACGCCGGCACCAACACCAACGTGATCATGACATTGCTGCGCGAGTGGCTGCGCGAGCTGTCGCCCGGCGAGGCGATGCGGGAGCCGGCCGGTCTCGCCTTGGAGCACCTGGTGTCGGCGACGCAGGTGCGGTTTCCGGCGGTGTCCGACCTCGCGCGCGGCGTCGTGTTCGCCTGGTTCGCACAGCCACTGCTGCGCCGCACACGTGCTCGCGTGTATGCGGACGTACGCTCCCACCTGCGCGAACTCGACCGCGACCCGGCCGCGCCGGATCGCGCCGAGCGGATCCGCGAGATGGTCGCGGCCTCCGAGCCGCTGGTCCGGCTGCTCGGCCAGCGCCTGCACAAGGACGTCGACCACGCGCCGCTGCTCGAGGTGCTGACCAGGCGTTACTACGGCAACCGGTCGCTGGAGGACGTACACACCGAGCCGGTGGCCGGCTGTACGTTCGTCGTCGCGCGGCGGCCGGAGACCGACTCGCGGATCGTGACGACCGCGGTCGGTTTCGCGGCGCTCGGCGACGCCCTGCGCGGTGTTGGCGAGCTGGCGGCCGAGGGTGACCTGAGCGCCGACATCTACATCGGCTGGGACAACCAGCCGGAGGACTCGGACGTGATGGCGGCCGAGCTGTTGGAGGTCCTGGCGGCGCAGCCGTTGCCGAGCCAGGTCCGCCGGATCACCACAACGGTCGCCGGCAGCGGCCACTCGGTGATGCACCACCATTTCACCTTCCGGCCGGCCTCGACCGGTTTCGCCGAGGAGCGGCTGATCCGCGGCCTGCATCCGTACATCGCCGAGCGGATGCAGCTGCAGCGGCTGCGCAACTTCGACCTGACGCGCGTACCGTCCTCCGACGAGGAGGTCTATCTCTTCAAGTGCGTCGCGCGGAAGAACCCGTCGGACCAGCGGCTGGTCGCGTTCGCGCAGGTGCGTGACCTGACGCCACTGCGCGAGCACGACGGCCGGCTGGTCGCGTTGCCGGCGGTGGAGGAGATCCTGGCGACCTGCCTGGACTCGCTGCGTCGCGCTCAGGCCCAGCGTCCGGCGCGCAACCGGTTCGACACCAACCGGATCGTCATCTACGTGTGGCCGCCGAGCGAGCTGACCGGCGAAGAGATGAACATGCTCGTCCAGCGCGTGCTGCCGACCGTCGTCGGCGCCGGCCTGGAGGAGGTGCTGTTCCTGGCCAAGCAGCGCGACCGCGCGACCGGCGAGCTGCACGAGATCGCCGTACGGATCAGTGAGCCGACCGGTTCCGGCGTACGGCTGAGCCTCAGCGAGCCGCCGACCGAGCCGGTCGAGCCGTTGGACGACTACCGGCTTAAGGTGCTGCGCGCGTCCAGCCGCAACACGGTCTATCCATACGAGGTCACCTCGATGCTCGGCGACTTCGTGGAATACGACCTCGACGAGTCGCATACGCTGACGCCGGTTGACCGGCCCAAGGGCCTGAACACCGCGGCGATCGTCACCGGGGTGGTCAGTACGCCGACCAAGCGCCATCCGGACGGTGTGAAACGCGTCGTTTTACTTGGCGATCCGACGAAATCTCTCGGTGCGCTGTCCGAGCCGGAGTGCCGGCGGGTGAGCGCCGCGCTGGATCTCGCCGAGCGGATGCGCGTGCCGGTGGAGTGGTTCGCGCTGTCGGCCGGCGCGCGGATCTCGATGGACTCCGGCACCGAAAACATGGACTGGGTCGCCGTCGCGCTGAAGCGGATCGTCGAGTTCACGCAGGCAGGTGGCGAGATCAACATCGTGGTCAACGGCATCAACGTCGGCGCGCAGCCATACTGGAACGCCGAGGCGACGATGCTGATGCACACCAAGGGCATTCTGGTGATGACGCCGGACTCGGCGATGGTGTTGACCGGCAAACAGGCCATGGACTTCTCCGGCGGCGTGTCGGCCGAGGACAACTTCGGCATCGGCGGTTACGACCGGGTGATGGGCCCGAACGGCCAGGCGCAGTACTGGGCTCCGACGCTGGCGGCGGCGCGCGACGTGTTGATGGCGCACTACGACCACACGTACGTCGCTCCGGGCGAGGTCCGGCCGCGTCGTACGGCCACCTTCGATCCGCACGACCGCGATGTCTCCAGCTATCCGCACGCGGTGGAAGGCAGCGACTTCGCGACGGTCGGTGAGATCTTCTCGGCCGAGCTCAACCCCGACCGGAAGAAGCCGTTTGACATCCGTACGGTGATGCGAGCGCTGTCCGACCAGGACCACGCGGTGCTGGAGCGGTGGGCCGGCATGGCCGACGCGGACACCGCGGTGGTGCAGGACGTGCACCTCGGCGGCGTCCCGGTCTGCCTGCTCGGCATCGAGTCGCGGGCCGTGCCGCGTCGCGGCTTCCCGCCGACCGACGGCCCTGACACCTACACCGCCGGCACGCTTTTCCCGTTGTCGTCCAAAAAGGCCGCTCGCGCGATCAACGCGGCCAGCGGCAACCGGCCGCTGGTCGTGCTGGCCAACCTGTCCGGCTTCGACGGCTCGCCGGAGTCGATGCGCAAGCTGCAGCTGGAATACGGCGCGGAGATCGGCCGTGCCATCGTGAACTTCCGCGGCCCGATCGTGTTCTGCGTGATCTCGCGCTATCACGGTGGCGCGTTCGTGGTGTTTTCCAAGGCGCTCAACCCCAACATGACCGTGTTGGCGTTGGAAGGCTCGTACGCGTCGGTGCTCGGTGGCGCTCCGGCCGCCGCGGTCGTCTTCGCCGGTGATGTCAACGCACGTACGGCCGCCGATCCGCGTGTCGTGGACCTGGAGGCCCGGCTCGCGTCGGCCTCCGCCGCCGAGCGGTCGGCCCTGCGAGCCGAGCTGGACGAGCTGCGGGTGGCCGTACGCGCCGAGAAGCTCGGCGAGGTGGCGACCGAATTCGACCGCGTCCACAGCATCCAGCGAGCCGTCGAGGTCGGCTCGGTGGACGCGGTGATCAGCGTCGCCGAGCTGCGTCCACGGATCATCGCTGCCATCAACTCCTGA
- a CDS encoding aminotransferase class V-fold PLP-dependent enzyme, with the protein MLTSAQFRDNFPMLAHTVHLASCSQGALSGELTVALAELTASLHAYGAPWQVWMTEVDQARDRFAELIGASPDEVAIVACASDGAYQIASTKDWSRRPVVVTTDMEFPSIGHVWLAQAPRGAEVVHVPERDATVDADELVAAIDERTALVSVPLASYRNGARMPVEAAVARAREVGARVFVDAYQAAGVLPIDVRALGCDYLVAGALKYLLGLPGLAFLYARDGVTDDLPPQLTGWFGRVDPFRFDPRRLDFPARARRFETGTPAIPAAYAANAGLRLLSRVDPYAVGRHVTALATRTAERLRAAGEKVWLPASPPGPQVALVDDDPDRLAAYLSRRRIFTAPRGNVLRLSFHYYNNDSDVDAALAAIADYRAGIAI; encoded by the coding sequence ATGCTCACCAGTGCGCAGTTTCGCGACAACTTTCCGATGCTGGCCCACACCGTCCATCTGGCCAGCTGCAGCCAGGGTGCGCTGTCCGGCGAGCTGACCGTGGCGCTCGCCGAGCTGACCGCCAGCCTGCACGCGTACGGCGCGCCGTGGCAGGTCTGGATGACCGAGGTCGACCAGGCTCGCGACCGGTTCGCCGAGCTGATCGGCGCGAGTCCGGACGAGGTCGCGATCGTCGCGTGCGCGTCGGATGGGGCGTACCAGATCGCCTCCACAAAGGACTGGTCGCGGCGGCCGGTCGTGGTGACCACCGACATGGAGTTTCCATCGATCGGCCATGTCTGGCTGGCTCAGGCACCGCGCGGCGCCGAGGTCGTGCATGTGCCGGAGCGAGACGCGACGGTCGATGCCGACGAGCTGGTGGCGGCGATCGACGAGCGTACGGCGCTGGTGTCGGTGCCGCTTGCGTCCTACCGAAACGGCGCACGGATGCCGGTCGAAGCCGCCGTCGCGCGCGCTCGCGAGGTCGGTGCGCGGGTGTTCGTCGACGCGTACCAGGCCGCCGGTGTGCTCCCCATCGACGTACGCGCGCTCGGCTGCGACTATCTGGTCGCCGGAGCCCTGAAATACCTGCTCGGCCTGCCGGGACTCGCCTTTCTCTACGCGCGCGACGGGGTCACCGACGATCTGCCGCCGCAGCTGACCGGCTGGTTCGGCCGGGTCGACCCGTTTCGCTTCGACCCGCGGCGGCTGGACTTTCCGGCGCGGGCTCGCCGTTTCGAGACCGGCACACCGGCGATCCCGGCCGCGTACGCCGCCAACGCCGGCCTGCGGCTGTTGTCCCGCGTCGATCCGTACGCGGTCGGCCGGCACGTGACCGCCCTGGCCACGCGTACGGCCGAGCGGCTGCGGGCGGCGGGGGAGAAGGTGTGGCTGCCTGCTTCGCCCCCTGGCCCGCAGGTCGCACTGGTCGACGACGATCCGGACCGGCTGGCCGCATACCTGTCGAGGCGCCGCATCTTCACGGCGCCTCGCGGCAACGTCCTGCGCCTGTCTTTTCATTACTACAACAACGATTCCGATGTGGACGCCGCGCTGGCGGCGATCGCCGACTACCGCGCCGGCATCGCAATCTGA